In the genome of Geotrypetes seraphini chromosome 16, aGeoSer1.1, whole genome shotgun sequence, one region contains:
- the LOC117349687 gene encoding olfactory receptor 11L1-like — MWRVNQTKVKDFILHGLSVNEDTRAVLFVLFLMVYALTLFGNITIIILVWSNASLHKPMYIFLGNLSFVEIWYTTTTVPKMLSGFLSKTNSISFTGCFLQYFFFFFFGSTECFLLTIMGYDRYLAICQPLRYHLLMSSRICFRFASSCWIIGFLWTLVPVILISQLPFCGNEIDHFLCDTGPLLELSCINDFATELTSLVLTSLVLLITFSFTCISYVFIIQTILRIPSSSGRHKAFSTCASHLTVVTIFFGCAMYMYVRPSGHHSFYQDKLVAVLYTVLTPLLNPIIYSLRNKEFIEAVKKVMRC; from the coding sequence ATGTGGCGTGTAAACCAAACAAAAGTGAAAGACTTTATTCTCCATGGACTCTCCGTCAATGAAGATACACGAGCTGTTCTATTTGTACTTTTCTTAATGGTCTATGCTCTTACTTTGTTTGGAAATATAACAATAATCATATTGGTGTGGTCCAACGCTTCTCTTCATAAGCCCATGTACATCTTCCTCGGGAACCTGTCTTTTGTTGAAATCTGGTATACAACTACCACAGTGCCAAAAAtgctttctggcttcctgtctaaAACAAACTCCATTTCCTTTACAGGATGCTTTCTGCagtactttttctttttcttctttggttcaACTGAATGCTTCCTTCTCACTATCATGGGCTATGATCGATATCTAGCCATTTGTCAGCCCCTTCGCTACCACTTGTTAATGAGTAGCAGGATCTGCTTCCGTTTTGCCTCTTCTTGCTGGATTATTGGGTTTCTCTGGACTTTGGTGCCTGTAATTTTAATATCACAACTGCCTTTCTGTGGCAATGAGATTGATCATTTCCTGTGTGATACGGGACCACTACTGGAGCTTTCTTGTATAAATGACTTTGCAACAGAACTGACCAGTTTGGTACTCACCTCGTTAGTTCTCCTTATTACTTTCTCTTTTACCTGtatctcttatgtttttattatacAGACCATATTAAGAATCCCTTCTTCATCTGGGCGTCATAAAGCCTTTTCCACCTGTGCCTCCCATCTCACTGTGGTCACAATCTTCTTTGGGTGTGCTATGTACATGTATGTCAGGCCATCAGGGCACCATTCATTTTATCAGGATAAGTTGGTGGCTGTTCTCTACACTGTTTTGACTCCTTTGTTGAATCCCATCATCTATAGTCTGAGAAACAAAGAGTTCATAGAGGCAGTGAAAAAGGTCATGAGATGCTAA